The following proteins come from a genomic window of Lycium ferocissimum isolate CSIRO_LF1 chromosome 4, AGI_CSIRO_Lferr_CH_V1, whole genome shotgun sequence:
- the LOC132052238 gene encoding N-terminal acetyltransferase A complex auxiliary subunit NAA15-like, translating into MGASLPPKEANLFKLIVKSYETKQYKKGLKAADTILKKFPDHGETLAMKGLTLNCVDRKSEAYELVRLGLKNDLKSHVCWHVYGLLYRSDREYREAIKCYRNALRIDPDNIEILRDLSLLQAQMRDLSGFVETRQQLLTLKPNHRMNWIGFAVSHHLNSNGSKAVDILEAYEGTLEDDYPPENERCEHGEMLLYKVSLLEECGFLERALEELHKKESKIFDKLGYKEQEVSLLLKLRRFEEGERLFRVLLSMNPDNYRYYEGLQRCLGLYSENGQYSSDEIDRLEALYKSLAQQYSRSSAVKRIPLDFLRDGKFREAAENYVRPLLAKGVPSLFSDLYPLYNHPGKANILGELVLRLEQSIKTTGGYPESEGKEPPSTLMWILFYLAQHYDRCGQYDIALVKIDEAIEHTPTVIDLYCVKSRILKHSGDFTAAAALADEARCMDLADRYVNSECVKRMLQADQMALAEKTALLFTKEGDHQNNLYDMQCMWYELASGESYLRQGELGRALKKFLAVEKHYADITEDQFDFHSYCLRKMTLRMYVEMLKFQDRLHSHAYFRKAASGAIRCYLRLYDCPPKSAAEEDDEMSKLPPSQKKKLRQKLRKAEARAKKDAEVKNEESSSTSVAKSGKRQVKPVDPDPYGEKLVQIEDPLAEATKYLKLLLKHSSDCLETHLLSFEVNMRKQKILLALQAVKHLLRLDAENPKSHLCLIKFFHKVGGLPSPVTETEKLVWRVLEVERPTFSQLHEKSLIEANTVFLEKHKESLMHRAAVAELMYVLEPTRKAAAVKLIEDWVNDLVSIGGVQGAVRTWKLKDCISLHKLLEKTLNDHDAALRWKARCAEYFPFSTYFEGIRSSVATSSAYHQTQKTTENGVVNLNNLNTVENSALPSSNGKVDKLDALKDLHI; encoded by the exons ATGGGGGCTTCGCTTCCTCCTAAAGAAGCCAACCTCTTTAAACTCATCGTT AAATCGTATGAGACAAAGCAGTATAAGAAAGGTCTGAAAGCTGCTGACACTATTCTCAAGAAATTTCCTGACCATGGAG AAACACTAGCAATGAAAGGATTAACACTGAATTGTGTGGACCGCAAATCAGAAGCTTATGAACTTGTCCGGCTTGGATTGAAG AATGACCTTAAGAGTCATGTTTGTTGGCATGTTTATGGTCTCCTATACCGGTCAGATAGAGAGTACCGAGAAGCAATTAAGTGCTATCGCAATGCCCTTAGAATTGATCCTGACAACATTGAGATATTACGTGACCTATCCCTTTTACAG GCACAAATGCGTGACTTGTCAGGTTTTGTTGAAACGAGACAGCAATTGCTCACTCTGAAGCCAAATCATCGCATGAATTGGATTGGCTTTGCTGTGTCTCATCATTTGAACTCCAA TGGGTCAAAAGCTGTTGATATCCTTGAGGCATATGAAGGGACTCTTGAAGATGATTATCCTCCAGAAAATGAACGTTGTGAACATGGGGAGATGCTTCTGTATAAG GTCTCTCTGCTAGAGGAATGTGGTTTTCTTGAGAGGGCCCTTGAAGAGTTGCACAAGAAAGAGTCTAAGATT TTTGACAAATTGGGCTACAAGGAGCAAGAGGTTTCACTTCTTTTGAAGCTTCGCCGCTTTGAAGAAGGTGAAAGATTGTTCAGAGTGCTGCTCTCAATGAATCCTGACAATTACAG ATACTACGAGGGGCTACAAAGATGTCTGGGACTATATTCTGAAAACGGACAGTATAGTTCTGATGAAATTGATAGGCTCGAAGCTTTGTACAAGTCACTTGCCCAGCAATATAGTAGATCATCTGCTGTAAAG AGAATTCCACTTGATTTTCTTAGAGATGGCAAGTTTCGGGAAGCAGCTGAAAATTATGTTCGACCTCTTTTGGCAAAA GGTGTTCCTTCCTTGTTCTCTGATCTTTATCCACTGTACAATCACCCTGGCAAG GCCAATATTCTAGGGGAATTGGTTCTGAGGTTGGAGCAGTCAATTAAGACCACTGGTGGATATCCCGAGAG TGAGGGAAAAGAGCCCCCTTCAACACTTATGTGGATTTTGTTCTATTTGGCTCAG CATTATGACAGATGTGGACAGTATGACATTGCTCTTGTAAAAATTGATGAGGCAATAGAACATACTCCTACAGTCATAGATTTATACTGTGTCAAG AGCCGCATATTAAAGCATAGTGGTGACTTCACAGCTGCTGCTGCATTGGCCGATGAAGCCAGGTGTATGGATCTTGCAGATCGCTATGTTAACAGTGAATGTGTTAAGCGTATGCTTCAGGCCGATCAG ATGGCGTTAGCTGAAAAGACTGCTTTATTATTCACAAAAgaaggggatcatcagaacaaCCTTTACGATATGCAGTGCATGTG gtATGAACTGGCATCTGGGGAAAGTTATCTGCGCCAAGGCGAGCTTGGACGGGCCTTAAAGAAATTTCTGGCTGTGGAAAAACATTATGCAGATATCACGGAGGACCAATTTGATTTTCACTCTTATTGCTTAAGGAAAATGACACTACGCATGTATGTTGAAATGCTGAAATTTCAAGATCGGTTACATTCACATGCTTATTTTCGCAAAGCAGCAAGTGGTGCTATCAG ATGCTACCTGAGGCTGTATGATTGTCCTCCAAAGTCAGCCGCTGAAGAAGATGACGAGATGTCTAAGTTGCCTCCCTctcagaaaaagaaattaaggcaAAAATTGAGGAAAGCAGAGGCCCGAGCTAAGAAA GATGCAGAAGTTAAAAATGAGGAATCAAGTTCCACTAGTGTTGCGAAATCAGGGAAGCGCCAGGTGAAGCCTGTGGATCCTGATCCATATGGTGAAAAATTGGTTCAG ATTGAAGATCCTCTAGCCGAGGCTACAAAGTACCTGAAGCTGCTACTTAAGCACTCGTCTGATTGCTTGGAGACGCATTTACTGTCCTTTGAAGTAAACATGAGGAAACAGAAAATCTTGCTTGCCTTGCAG GCTGTAAAGCATCTACTGAGGTTGGATGCAGAAAATCCAAAATCTCATCTCTGCTTG ATAAAATTCTTCCATAAAGTAGGAGGGTTGCCTTCGCCAGTAACCGAGACTGAAAAACTTGTGTGGCGTGTCTTAGAAGTCGAGCGACCTACCTTTAG TCAGTTGCACGAGAAATCTCTAATTGAGGCAAACACCGTTTTCCTTGAAAAGCATAAAG AATCATTGATGCACAGGGCAGCAGTGGCTGAGTTGATGTATGTCTTGGAACCAACCAGGAAGGCTGCGGCTGTCAAGTTAATTGAAGACTGGGTGAATGATCTTGTTTCTAT TGGAGGAGTACAAGGAGCTGTTAGGACATGGAAACTGAAAGACTGCATTTCACTTCACAAACTCCTGGAGAAAACCTTGAATGACCATGATGCCGCATTGA GATGGAAAGCGCGCTGTGCCGAATACTTCCCGTTCTCAACTTATTTTGAAGGTATTCGTAGCTCAGTTGCTACAAGTTCAGCTTACCATCAGACACAGAAAACCACTGAAAATGGAGTCGTCAACTTGAACAACTTGAACACTGTTGAAAATTCTGCTTTGCCTTCATCAAATGGGAAAGTAGATAAGCTGGATGCACTGAAGGATCTACACATCTAA
- the LOC132052240 gene encoding auxin-induced protein 22C-like isoform X2 — protein sequence MATELEITELRLGFLPTSLDQKNEKKRVFSDIESDRSSSNANDDADDVKCRNKNQVVGWPPVCAYRRKNNNLEGSKKYVKVGMDGAPFLRKVDLSNHKEYDELVMNLGKLFGCYGICEAMKDADNSEYIPIYEDKDGDWMLVGDVPWHFRSYSEADFFVLRIRN from the exons ATGGCAACAGAACTTGAAATTACGGAGCTTAGATTGGGATTTCTTCCTACTTCGTTGGATcagaaaaatgagaagaaaagggTGTTTTCGGATATCGAGAGTGACAGAAGTAGCAGCAATGCTAACGATGATGCTGATGATGTTAAGTGTAGAAACAAGAACCAAGTTGTTGGGTGGCCACCTGTTTGTGCTTACCGGAGAAAGAATAATAATCTTGAAGGATCGAAGAAGTACGTGAAAGTTGGCATGGATGGTGCTCCTTTTCTTAGAAAAGTTGATTTGAGCAATCACAAGGAATACGATGAATTGGTTATGAATCTTGGAAAGCTTTTCGGGTGCTATGGCATTT GCGAAGCAATGAAGGATGCAGACAATTCAGAGTACATTCCGATATACGAGGACAAAGATGGAGACTGGATGCTTGTTGGTGACGTTCCTTGGCA TTTCCGATCTTATTCAGAAGCAGATTTCTTCGTACTCCGCATACGTAACTGA
- the LOC132052240 gene encoding auxin-induced protein AUX22-like isoform X1, whose amino-acid sequence MATELEITELRLGFLPTSLDQKNEKKRVFSDIESDRSSSNANDDADDVKCRNKNQVVGWPPVCAYRRKNNNLEGSKKYVKVGMDGAPFLRKVDLSNHKEYDELVMNLGKLFGCYGICEAMKDADNSEYIPIYEDKDGDWMLVGDVPWQMFSESCKRLRIMKRSDAKVIGLRTKDFLKGMSKEK is encoded by the exons ATGGCAACAGAACTTGAAATTACGGAGCTTAGATTGGGATTTCTTCCTACTTCGTTGGATcagaaaaatgagaagaaaagggTGTTTTCGGATATCGAGAGTGACAGAAGTAGCAGCAATGCTAACGATGATGCTGATGATGTTAAGTGTAGAAACAAGAACCAAGTTGTTGGGTGGCCACCTGTTTGTGCTTACCGGAGAAAGAATAATAATCTTGAAGGATCGAAGAAGTACGTGAAAGTTGGCATGGATGGTGCTCCTTTTCTTAGAAAAGTTGATTTGAGCAATCACAAGGAATACGATGAATTGGTTATGAATCTTGGAAAGCTTTTCGGGTGCTATGGCATTT GCGAAGCAATGAAGGATGCAGACAATTCAGAGTACATTCCGATATACGAGGACAAAGATGGAGACTGGATGCTTGTTGGTGACGTTCCTTGGCA GATGTTTAGTGAATCATGCAAGAGGCTAAGGATAATGAAGAGATCGGATGCAAAAGTGATAGGGCTTCGAACAAAAGACTTTCTCAAGGGAATGTCCAAAGAGAAATGA